Proteins found in one Methanospirillum hungatei JF-1 genomic segment:
- a CDS encoding NAD(P)-dependent malic enzyme, whose protein sequence is MDIDREEIAQKSLALHLEHQGKLAVQSKVPVQTREDLSLAYTPGVAHVCRYIAEDETRAFSCTLKRNTIAIITDGTAVLGLGNIGPTAAIPVMEGKAILFKEFAGIDAFPICINGDHDDLIGHIRSIAPVFGGINLEDIAAPRCFEIEEELQNLGIPVMHDDQHGAAIAVLAALINACKVTGKKFKDLTVVVSGAGAAGYAICRLLKCIGYEGETCTAVKELIVCDREGIIYRGRHGLYHNIYKYLLGDETNKMLRTGTLSDALRGADVFVGVSSGNLVTADMVRQMNPDPIVLALANPTPEIMPDEARAGGAAIIGTGRSDFPNQVNNVLVFPGVFRGALDAGATKISEEMKIAAAHAIALYVKDPTPEKILPDPLDRGVAQVVAAAVAEMARKCGCVREE, encoded by the coding sequence ATGGATATTGACCGTGAGGAGATCGCACAGAAATCACTGGCACTGCACCTGGAACATCAGGGAAAACTTGCTGTTCAGTCTAAAGTCCCGGTGCAGACCAGAGAGGACCTCTCACTTGCCTATACTCCCGGTGTTGCTCATGTCTGCCGGTACATTGCCGAGGATGAAACACGGGCATTTTCCTGTACATTAAAACGTAATACCATCGCTATCATCACCGATGGAACTGCCGTCCTGGGACTTGGAAATATTGGTCCGACAGCGGCAATTCCAGTTATGGAAGGGAAGGCAATTCTCTTCAAGGAGTTTGCCGGGATTGATGCCTTTCCCATCTGTATTAACGGAGACCATGATGATCTGATCGGTCATATACGCAGCATTGCACCGGTATTCGGGGGAATTAACCTCGAAGATATCGCGGCTCCCCGGTGTTTCGAGATTGAAGAGGAACTTCAAAATCTCGGTATTCCGGTGATGCATGATGATCAGCATGGTGCTGCCATTGCAGTTCTTGCAGCCCTCATAAATGCCTGTAAGGTGACCGGAAAAAAATTCAAAGACCTCACCGTCGTGGTATCAGGTGCTGGAGCTGCAGGATATGCCATCTGCCGGCTGCTGAAATGTATCGGATATGAAGGGGAGACATGTACAGCAGTAAAAGAACTCATCGTTTGTGACCGAGAAGGGATCATCTACCGGGGACGTCACGGGCTCTATCATAATATCTACAAATACCTGCTCGGTGATGAAACGAACAAGATGCTCAGGACCGGAACGCTCTCCGATGCATTACGGGGGGCTGATGTCTTTGTCGGAGTTTCATCAGGAAACCTGGTGACGGCTGATATGGTGCGGCAGATGAATCCGGATCCGATTGTCCTGGCTCTTGCAAACCCGACTCCGGAGATCATGCCTGATGAAGCCCGAGCAGGGGGAGCTGCAATTATCGGTACCGGCCGGTCGGACTTCCCAAACCAGGTAAATAATGTCCTTGTGTTTCCGGGTGTGTTCAGAGGGGCTCTTGATGCAGGTGCAACGAAAATAAGTGAGGAGATGAAGATTGCTGCAGCTCATGCTATTGCCCTGTATGTGAAAGATCCGACACCGGAAAAAATCCTTCCGGATCCCCTGGACCGGGGGGTTGCCCAGGTGGTGGCAGCGGCGGTTGCAGAGATGGCACGGAAATGTGGGTGTGTGAGAGAGGAGTGA
- a CDS encoding nucleotidyltransferase family protein → MSTTSPSSLPIVLSELNSHIDKIRGTYGVTRLGVFGSVSRREDTLDSDIDILVDFPPEKGIYRKFIHLADELEEIFGRSVDLVTVK, encoded by the coding sequence ATGAGTACAACCTCTCCCTCATCCCTTCCAATTGTTCTATCAGAATTGAATAGCCATATTGATAAGATAAGGGGGACGTATGGGGTGACAAGACTTGGAGTCTTTGGCTCTGTCAGCCGGAGAGAGGATACTCTGGATAGCGATATTGATATTCTGGTGGATTTTCCCCCTGAAAAAGGGATATACAGGAAATTTATTCATTTGGCAGATGAACTGGAAGAAATTTTTGGCCGGTCAGTTGATCTTGTAACCGTAAAATGA
- a CDS encoding STAS domain-containing protein: protein MSTRTLNVDPFEIIQSIDEPLFVLNEKYAVVFGNRAFDQTFGVNRADIEGRSVYEIGNGILNIPVIRQTLESLKNAGNEVKHFEVEIPIPQGKKTFIVKAGVMRRYGSSNEDQILVRFEDISDQLAAEISIREKNAAILELSTPITKIWDEILVLPMIGTLDAERANKMIEQLLDAISRERARSIIMDGTGITHIDEMVATHIIKATTAVKLLGSQVIMTGVKPEVAMMMVKLGIDLKDIVTRATLQEGVQYALDSRGYMVVSKSSIMSEEQTFQTAAPRQNGQSAKPTIRIVNPYREP from the coding sequence ATGTCAACCAGGACCCTCAATGTTGATCCATTTGAGATAATTCAGTCGATTGATGAACCTCTTTTTGTATTAAATGAAAAATATGCAGTTGTCTTTGGTAACCGTGCTTTTGATCAGACGTTCGGGGTGAATAGGGCAGATATCGAAGGCAGATCAGTCTATGAAATCGGAAATGGAATCCTGAATATTCCGGTGATCAGACAGACCCTGGAAAGCCTGAAAAATGCTGGTAATGAGGTCAAACACTTTGAGGTCGAGATCCCCATCCCGCAGGGGAAAAAGACCTTCATTGTAAAGGCCGGGGTGATGAGACGGTACGGCTCCTCAAATGAGGATCAGATCCTGGTTAGGTTTGAAGATATCAGTGATCAGCTGGCAGCCGAGATATCCATCCGTGAAAAGAATGCTGCAATTCTTGAACTCTCCACTCCGATTACCAAGATATGGGATGAGATCCTTGTCCTCCCCATGATTGGAACGCTCGATGCCGAACGGGCAAATAAGATGATCGAGCAACTCTTGGATGCCATCAGCCGTGAACGGGCCAGATCAATTATCATGGACGGGACAGGAATCACCCACATCGACGAGATGGTGGCAACTCATATCATCAAGGCAACCACGGCAGTCAAACTTCTGGGCTCCCAGGTTATCATGACCGGTGTAAAACCTGAAGTAGCCATGATGATGGTAAAACTTGGTATCGACCTGAAGGATATCGTAACCCGCGCAACGCTGCAGGAAGGGGTTCAGTATGCCCTTGATTCACGGGGATACATGGTTGTCAGTAAGTCAAGTATTATGTCTGAAGAGCAGACATTCCAGACCGCAGCACCACGGCAGAACGGTCAGAGTGCAAAACCAACAATACGAATTGTCAATCCCTACCGCGAACCCTGA
- a CDS encoding IS1182-like element ISMhu1 family transposase, with the protein MYNTIGRDFEQLYLLPEDIRDWVPSDDFCHILIDLISILDLSPLYKEYREDGQGAAFYHPEIMTGLIIYSYFNGVRSSRQIENKCRYDVGFRIVTRNSLPDHSTISRFIKKNSSFIGQLFIPVLTLLNEAGLINNVLLALDGTKLKANASLGSNMPYEKIEGEIQKYLKEVQEKDDVEDRLYGPDKSGNEVPDDFKTHSKRIKRFIQAKERLEAEHKEKSQKKEEKIAQREEEERESGKRKRGRKPKKPAKNPDEQSLANTTDPDSSIMKSGPGCIQGYNGQIIVNQDGYILVPFLSNSPVDYRLLQPCYERLEEIAQLTGLSLEYLNLLTDAGYWSYENYLYMKQQDIGFLCSTCHEPDIFSIRGLERSLLELERISDQLFDGICSIPTLASIGDWCTRNLIQDDNIPTPASIAKGIMEVTMTPYGAKKTYSQRKTIVEPAFGWIKENRNLRKLQRRGISHCQDEWSLICLTQNLRKVCSRGELKKFRELILQKKRHIICNKGVGIRIPYSILSDALSSLGRMIGDNFLKMLIRKSTYQKFSKF; encoded by the coding sequence ATGTATAATACGATAGGTCGGGATTTTGAACAACTTTACCTTCTCCCTGAGGATATTAGAGACTGGGTTCCGAGTGATGATTTCTGTCATATATTAATTGATTTAATCTCAATTCTCGACCTATCCCCATTATATAAGGAATACCGGGAAGACGGCCAAGGTGCGGCATTTTATCATCCAGAAATAATGACTGGTTTGATCATTTACTCATATTTTAATGGAGTTCGTTCAAGCCGTCAAATAGAGAATAAATGCAGATACGATGTAGGATTTAGAATAGTAACCCGCAATTCTCTCCCAGACCATTCCACAATCTCGCGATTTATCAAGAAAAACAGTTCTTTTATTGGACAACTTTTCATTCCAGTATTGACTCTCCTTAATGAAGCAGGATTAATCAATAACGTCCTTCTCGCCTTGGATGGAACAAAACTAAAGGCGAATGCTTCACTTGGATCGAACATGCCATATGAAAAGATTGAGGGAGAAATTCAAAAATATCTAAAGGAAGTCCAAGAAAAAGATGATGTCGAGGATCGTCTTTATGGCCCGGATAAATCAGGTAACGAGGTTCCCGATGATTTTAAGACTCACTCAAAAAGGATAAAACGATTCATTCAAGCAAAAGAACGACTTGAGGCTGAACATAAGGAGAAATCCCAAAAAAAGGAAGAGAAGATTGCCCAAAGGGAGGAAGAGGAGAGAGAGTCTGGAAAAAGGAAACGAGGTAGAAAACCTAAAAAGCCTGCAAAAAACCCTGATGAACAAAGTCTTGCAAACACTACAGATCCTGATAGTTCAATAATGAAAAGTGGGCCTGGTTGTATTCAAGGATATAATGGCCAGATAATTGTAAACCAGGATGGCTATATTCTGGTTCCGTTTTTAAGTAATTCACCCGTTGATTACAGATTACTTCAACCATGTTATGAAAGATTAGAGGAAATTGCTCAATTAACCGGCTTATCGCTTGAATATCTTAATTTACTTACTGATGCTGGTTATTGGAGCTATGAAAACTATCTGTATATGAAACAGCAGGATATTGGATTTCTCTGTTCTACATGCCATGAACCAGATATTTTCAGTATTAGAGGCCTCGAGAGAAGTTTACTTGAACTTGAACGAATTTCCGATCAACTTTTTGATGGCATTTGCAGTATTCCAACGTTAGCATCTATTGGTGATTGGTGTACGAGAAATCTCATTCAAGATGATAATATTCCAACACCCGCTTCTATTGCTAAAGGGATTATGGAAGTGACAATGACTCCGTATGGTGCCAAAAAGACATATTCACAACGAAAAACGATTGTTGAACCCGCATTTGGATGGATTAAAGAAAATCGCAATTTAAGAAAATTGCAGAGAAGGGGAATATCACATTGTCAGGATGAATGGAGTTTGATTTGTTTAACACAGAATCTTCGGAAGGTCTGTTCAAGAGGGGAGTTGAAGAAATTCAGAGAACTGATCCTGCAAAAGAAGCGGCATATTATCTGTAATAAGGGAGTGGGTATTAGAATACCTTATTCAATATTGTCCGATGCATTATCATCTTTGGGCAGAATGATCGGAGACAATTTTCTAAAGATGTTGATAAGAAAAAGTACTTACCAAAAATTTTCCAAATTTTAG
- a CDS encoding AAA family ATPase — protein MRHTLYTTNREFERSIDLAMVAAFGEDYDKLVFPPAADKQIQLRIRWKTLKQERSASDISDGTLRYLFLLTILAHPDSGSLIAIDEPETGLHPAMMRIVAEYAKEMSQRTQVIIRTHSSEFFTACGGFIPSTLIIEWKEGASVMRQVSEEKLKYWLEYYTLGSLFFSGELEGME, from the coding sequence GTGCGTCACACTCTCTATACAACCAACCGTGAATTTGAACGATCAATAGACCTTGCAATGGTTGCAGCATTTGGAGAAGATTACGATAAACTTGTTTTTCCCCCAGCTGCGGATAAACAGATCCAGCTCAGGATCAGGTGGAAGACTCTTAAACAGGAGCGATCTGCATCAGATATTTCAGATGGAACCCTCCGGTACCTGTTTCTGCTCACAATTCTGGCTCACCCTGATTCTGGTTCTTTGATAGCAATTGACGAACCGGAAACCGGCCTTCATCCTGCTATGATGCGGATAGTTGCAGAATACGCAAAAGAGATGTCACAACGAACACAGGTTATTATTCGCACTCATTCATCTGAATTTTTTACGGCCTGTGGGGGGTTTATTCCGAGCACTTTAATTATTGAATGGAAAGAGGGTGCATCTGTGATGCGACAAGTTTCCGAAGAGAAGCTTAAATATTGGCTTGAATATTATACGCTTGGGTCCCTCTTTTTCTCAGGTGAGCTTGAGGGGATGGAATGA
- the ilvD gene encoding dihydroxy-acid dehydratase, whose product MRSDDVKAGYARAPNRSLIRSLGIDESEMHQPFIGIANSWNTIVPGHTHLRVLGERVREGITAGGGTPFEFNTIGICDGIAMGHEGMRYSLPSRENIADSVELMIQAHKFDGIVCICTCDKIVPGMLMAAGRCNIPAIVLTGGNMLPGNLHGCELSLTDVFEGVGKVAGGTMTEEELTELETAAMPGCGSCQGLYTANTMACMTEALGMSLPGCAATPAVYADKIRLAYRTGKRIVDLVRKQILPRDIITPASLRNAIRVDMALGGSTNTVLHLMAIATEAGVPFDLQEFNRLSEQIPHIASMMPAGPHSMQALHHAGGIPAVFRQIRSHLENCQTVSGMDIYTIADSVKYVDESVIRPEQSPVHQSGGLMILTGSLAPDGAVIKSGAVQDEMWKHTGPARVFDGEELAMKAILAREIKEGDIIVIRYEGPKGGPGMPEMLSPTSALVGLGYSRVALITDGRFSGGTRGPCIGHVAPEAAAGGPIAFVKDGDQISIDLFTKTVNLNISADEIENRKKGWKPLKRPLTGVLARYAAAVGPADLGAVLQ is encoded by the coding sequence ATGCGGAGTGATGATGTCAAGGCAGGATATGCCCGGGCTCCCAATCGTTCCCTCATCCGTTCTCTCGGGATAGATGAGAGTGAGATGCACCAGCCCTTTATCGGTATCGCAAACTCTTGGAACACCATCGTTCCCGGCCATACCCATCTCCGGGTTCTTGGTGAACGGGTCAGAGAAGGGATAACTGCCGGAGGAGGAACTCCTTTTGAATTTAATACCATCGGCATCTGTGACGGCATTGCCATGGGGCATGAAGGAATGCGGTACTCCCTCCCATCACGGGAAAATATTGCAGATTCAGTCGAACTCATGATACAGGCCCACAAGTTTGATGGTATTGTCTGCATCTGCACGTGTGACAAGATTGTTCCTGGTATGCTCATGGCTGCAGGAAGATGTAATATCCCTGCCATTGTCCTGACCGGGGGTAATATGCTTCCTGGAAATCTCCACGGCTGTGAACTCTCACTGACTGATGTCTTTGAAGGAGTCGGAAAGGTGGCAGGAGGGACCATGACGGAGGAGGAACTCACCGAACTTGAAACTGCTGCGATGCCAGGGTGTGGTTCATGTCAGGGCCTGTATACTGCAAATACCATGGCATGTATGACTGAAGCCCTGGGCATGTCACTTCCCGGGTGTGCCGCAACTCCGGCAGTCTATGCAGATAAAATCCGGCTTGCATACAGAACCGGAAAACGGATTGTGGATCTGGTAAGAAAACAGATCCTTCCCCGTGATATCATCACCCCGGCAAGCCTTCGAAATGCTATCAGGGTTGATATGGCCCTGGGTGGTTCAACCAATACCGTCCTTCATCTGATGGCTATTGCAACTGAAGCAGGAGTACCTTTTGACCTGCAGGAATTTAACCGGTTATCAGAGCAGATACCACATATCGCATCAATGATGCCGGCTGGTCCTCACTCCATGCAAGCTCTCCACCATGCAGGAGGAATTCCGGCAGTCTTCAGGCAGATAAGGAGCCATCTTGAAAATTGTCAGACCGTATCCGGCATGGATATCTACACTATCGCCGATTCAGTCAAATATGTAGATGAGTCTGTTATTCGACCCGAACAATCGCCAGTCCACCAAAGCGGAGGGTTGATGATCCTAACCGGTAGCCTTGCACCAGACGGGGCGGTCATTAAAAGCGGGGCAGTTCAGGATGAGATGTGGAAGCATACCGGACCGGCCCGTGTCTTTGACGGGGAAGAGCTGGCAATGAAAGCAATCCTTGCACGTGAGATAAAAGAGGGGGATATCATCGTCATCAGGTATGAGGGTCCGAAAGGCGGGCCAGGAATGCCTGAAATGCTGTCACCCACTTCGGCACTCGTCGGACTTGGATACAGCAGGGTCGCTCTTATCACTGACGGGCGGTTCTCTGGCGGAACACGGGGACCATGTATCGGCCATGTGGCACCTGAAGCAGCGGCAGGCGGTCCGATTGCCTTTGTAAAGGATGGAGACCAGATCTCTATTGACCTGTTTACCAAGACGGTGAATCTGAATATTTCTGCTGATGAGATCGAGAACCGGAAGAAGGGATGGAAACCACTCAAGAGACCGCTTACTGGCGTCCTTGCCAGGTATGCTGCTGCAGTCGGCCCTGCTGACCTTGGTGCCGTCCTCCAATAA
- a CDS encoding cysteine hydrolase family protein, translating to MAQKPALLIIDMQNDFASAHAVLPVAGAQAVITPLTQLLSLFRGKHLPVFHIVRVHEPDGSDVEWFRADLFKDKPFAVRGSHSAAVIDELTPVPGEHLIEKVRMSAFIGTTLDLMLRTLGVNIVVVGGIQTPNCIRTTVFDAMAFNYETILVDDATGAQTKEIHEANVLDMKNIGVKILHAADVGPWLDSR from the coding sequence ATGGCACAAAAACCTGCACTCCTCATCATCGATATGCAGAATGATTTTGCCTCAGCTCATGCAGTTCTCCCTGTTGCCGGAGCACAGGCAGTCATCACCCCCCTTACTCAATTGCTTTCTCTATTTCGCGGAAAACATCTCCCGGTTTTCCATATCGTCAGGGTTCATGAACCGGATGGTTCAGATGTTGAATGGTTCAGGGCTGACCTGTTTAAAGACAAACCATTTGCAGTCAGGGGGTCACATAGTGCTGCGGTTATCGATGAACTCACACCAGTCCCAGGTGAGCACCTGATCGAGAAGGTACGGATGAGTGCCTTTATTGGAACTACCCTTGACCTGATGCTCCGGACCCTCGGGGTAAACATCGTTGTTGTGGGAGGAATCCAGACACCGAACTGTATCCGGACTACGGTATTTGATGCAATGGCTTTTAACTATGAAACGATCCTCGTCGATGACGCAACCGGGGCACAGACAAAAGAGATCCATGAAGCCAACGTGCTTGACATGAAAAATATCGGAGTAAAGATTCTCCATGCTGCAGATGTAGGTCCGTGGCTTGACTCGCGGTGA
- a CDS encoding Zn-ribbon domain-containing OB-fold protein, whose amino-acid sequence MSVARFWRKQQNRYNLIGTRCTTCGKYFYPPRGFCPDCRREGKIVDHQFKGTGKVVTYSIIRSSSGNFKLLTPYVLAIIELDEGTRLTSHLVCDIDQVYIGMPVRRVFRKLGEDGSSGAIFYGTKFVPA is encoded by the coding sequence ATGTCAGTCGCACGATTCTGGAGAAAACAGCAGAACCGGTATAATCTAATTGGAACCCGATGTACGACCTGTGGAAAATATTTCTACCCGCCCCGGGGATTTTGTCCGGATTGCAGACGTGAAGGTAAGATCGTAGACCACCAGTTTAAAGGAACCGGAAAGGTAGTCACATACTCTATCATCCGGAGTTCATCAGGTAATTTCAAACTCCTGACTCCGTATGTGCTTGCCATCATCGAGCTGGATGAAGGAACCCGGCTTACCTCTCACCTTGTCTGTGATATCGACCAGGTGTATATTGGTATGCCAGTCAGACGGGTCTTCAGAAAACTGGGAGAAGACGGATCCAGCGGCGCAATCTTCTATGGGACGAAATTTGTCCCGGCTTAA
- a CDS encoding homocysteine biosynthesis protein gives MEKSIDEINRRIRDGTARVVTADEMPDIVSELGEEGALQEVDVVTTGTFGAMCSSGAFLNFGHAEPPIKMERLWLNDVEAYGGIAAVDTYIGATNKSVTRMESYGGAHVIEDFISGKAIELRAQSSGSDCYPRRSITTEVRLEDLNQAIMVNPRNAYQRYDAAVNTSEDTLYTYMGTLLPHNGNVTFSGAGTLNPICNDPNLRLIGSGVPILLGGAQGMVIGEGTQHSSAGNFATLMTTADMNDMNTDFLRAAYMYRYGPTLYLGVGIPLPVLDIETVRRTAVRDEDIMVSIKDYGVPSRSRPVLGQVSYAELKSGTIELDNEEIKTSSLSSFRRAKMVANTLKRWIEDGQMTLCLPTRYLDPSKQAKPMRETRKVVLVQEIMQRKVVTIKEDQEITEAAKKLLRGETNHLPVLNEQGRLTGVVTTFDIAKAVARPERKVKVQDVMTRNVITTLADEPIDIAAQKMEHHRISALPVVDAQNQCIAILHASDLGKLFKPGGGRP, from the coding sequence ATGGAAAAGTCCATCGATGAGATCAACCGGCGTATTCGTGATGGAACAGCCCGGGTGGTCACTGCCGATGAGATGCCGGACATCGTCAGCGAACTCGGAGAAGAAGGAGCACTCCAGGAGGTGGATGTTGTAACCACCGGAACCTTTGGGGCTATGTGTTCCTCTGGTGCCTTTTTGAATTTCGGTCATGCAGAGCCTCCAATAAAGATGGAACGACTCTGGCTGAACGATGTCGAGGCATATGGCGGTATTGCAGCTGTGGATACTTACATCGGTGCGACAAACAAGTCAGTAACCAGAATGGAAAGTTATGGTGGAGCCCATGTTATCGAGGATTTTATATCTGGGAAAGCCATCGAACTTCGAGCCCAGTCTTCAGGATCAGACTGCTATCCACGGCGGAGTATCACAACCGAGGTGCGACTGGAAGATTTAAACCAGGCCATTATGGTCAATCCCCGGAATGCGTACCAGCGGTATGATGCTGCAGTCAACACCTCTGAAGATACGTTATATACCTACATGGGAACCCTTCTTCCGCATAATGGAAACGTTACCTTTTCCGGAGCCGGCACATTAAATCCCATATGCAATGATCCAAACCTCCGGCTAATCGGAAGTGGTGTTCCAATCCTCCTTGGCGGAGCTCAGGGCATGGTGATTGGTGAAGGAACTCAGCACTCCTCGGCAGGGAACTTTGCCACTTTAATGACCACGGCCGATATGAATGACATGAACACCGATTTTCTCAGGGCTGCATATATGTACCGGTACGGCCCGACCCTCTACCTTGGTGTCGGTATTCCCCTGCCGGTTCTTGATATCGAAACTGTCAGGCGCACTGCGGTTCGTGATGAGGATATTATGGTCAGTATCAAGGATTACGGAGTCCCCTCACGGAGCCGACCGGTTCTTGGTCAGGTCAGTTATGCTGAACTGAAGTCAGGAACCATCGAACTCGATAATGAAGAGATTAAGACTTCATCCCTGTCATCATTCCGCCGGGCAAAGATGGTTGCAAACACTTTAAAACGATGGATTGAGGATGGACAAATGACCCTTTGCCTCCCTACCCGGTATCTTGATCCCTCAAAACAGGCAAAACCAATGAGGGAAACAAGAAAGGTAGTCCTGGTTCAGGAGATCATGCAACGAAAAGTGGTCACCATCAAGGAAGATCAGGAGATCACAGAGGCAGCAAAGAAACTCCTCAGGGGAGAGACAAATCACCTGCCGGTTCTGAATGAACAGGGACGGCTCACTGGTGTTGTAACCACCTTTGATATTGCCAAGGCTGTTGCACGGCCTGAACGAAAGGTAAAAGTCCAGGATGTCATGACCAGAAATGTGATCACCACGTTGGCCGATGAACCGATTGATATTGCTGCTCAGAAGATGGAACATCACCGCATCAGTGCATTACCGGTTGTTGATGCACAAAACCAGTGTATTGCCATTCTTCATGCAAGTGACTTAGGGAAACTGTTCAAACCCGGCGGAGGAAGACCATGA
- a CDS encoding AAA family ATPase has product MKICSLSLKGFRSFKDISWSPESLNIVIGPNGSGKSNLLKLLDMIRLYADGEFRDYVLREGGRDQILWDNQAEKIEIHINFCRDGDHEQIASFDLEYSLQIRKKGYEGDFQIEQEFLRTIHVPSELHESVTF; this is encoded by the coding sequence ATGAAAATCTGTAGTCTTTCACTCAAGGGATTTCGTTCTTTTAAAGATATTTCATGGTCACCCGAAAGTCTTAACATAGTTATTGGACCGAATGGAAGCGGGAAATCAAACCTTCTCAAATTACTGGATATGATTCGTCTGTATGCTGATGGAGAATTCAGAGATTATGTCCTTCGTGAAGGAGGGAGGGATCAGATTCTTTGGGATAATCAGGCAGAGAAAATAGAGATTCATATCAACTTTTGCAGAGATGGGGACCATGAACAAATCGCCTCTTTCGATCTTGAATATTCTCTTCAGATTAGGAAAAAGGGATATGAGGGAGATTTTCAGATCGAACAAGAATTTTTACGTACTATACATGTTCCTTCTGAACTTCATGAATCTGTCACTTTTTAG